One stretch of Zingiber officinale cultivar Zhangliang chromosome 6B, Zo_v1.1, whole genome shotgun sequence DNA includes these proteins:
- the LOC121990015 gene encoding VAN3-binding protein-like, whose amino-acid sequence MELKALPTIAMASDESMDLLSRAWCSSAIQVFQPSVDDSSSAFKERQIVSFEKERTIMPLPNGRSLNIDEGVFDTMPKVNYDDVKSWIWLQKSIHPELDYDVCMRKKWYSKNMIPWKGVSIRKWLKEVKQIRKEEERLHKAEVHAAVSVAGLAAALAAIAAENLDAAQHKSVKDKAVASAAALVAAQCAQIAEATGAKQEQISSAISEAVASSDPTDILTLTAATATSLRGAATLRGRHGHIEKPNETSQTQHSNEFGFEFGRCRASLAKGDEILVVTENGKKRRFRSVSAILNREGKVILRIKKINLLMIFSPGKESVVNELETNPIEEPEMGADGSYCISMQTSQGKIELKIYDYVQYKKWITTMNHMLMLSSTLSRKNLHLMRRD is encoded by the exons ATGGAACTCAAGGCATTGCCCACCATTGCTATGGCTTCTGATGAATCCATGGATCTACTTTCACGCGCATGGTGTAGTTCTGCCATTCAAGTTTTCCAGCCAAGTGTAGACGATAGCTCAAGCGCGTTCAAAGAGAGGCAAATCGTGTCGTTCGAGAAGGAAAGAACAATTATGCCTTTGCCA AATGGTAGGAGTCTTAATATCGATGAAGGTGTTTTCGATACGATGCCAAAAGTAAATTACGACGACGTGAAG TCATGGATATGGCTGCAGAAGTCAATTCATCCAGAGCTGGACTATGATGTCTGCATGAGAAAGAAATGG TATTCTAAGAACATGATACCCTGGAAAGGGGTCTCAATAAGGAAATGGTTGAAAGAAgtgaagcaaataaggaaagaggaaGAAAGGTTACACAAGGCAGAAGTGCATGCAGCAGTATCAGTTGCAGGGTTGGCAGCTGCACTTGCTGCCATTGCAGCAGAGAATTTAGATGCTGCTCAACACAAGTCAGTAAAAGATAAAGCAGTGGCATCAGCTGCTGCTCTTGTTGCAGCTCAATGCGCACAGATTGCAGAAGCAACCGGCGCGAAGCAGGAGCAGATCTCTTCAGCAATCAGTGAAGCAGTGGCTTCTTCCGATCCGACCGACATCTTAACCTTAACTGCTGCCACAGCAACAT CATTAAGAGGTGCTGCCACACTCAGAGGAAGACATGGCCACATAGAGAAACCAAATGAGACTTCACAGACACAACATTCCAATGAGTTCGGGTTCGAATTTGGGAGATGCAGGGCCTCACTTGCAAAGGGGGATGAGATCCTTGTGGTAACAGAAAATG GCAAAAAAAGAAGGTTTAGGTCAGTTTCAGCCATTTTGAACAGGGAAGGCAAAGTTATCCTAAGGATCAAAAAGATAAATCTTCTCATGATCTTCTCCCCTGGAAAAGAAA GTGTAGTGAATGAATTGGAGACTAATCCTATTGAAGAACCAGAGATGGGAGCAGATGGATCCTACTGCATCAGCATGCAAACCAGTCAAGGGAAGATTGAGCTCAAAATTTATGACTACGTGCAGTACAAGAAATGGATTACCACCATGAACCATATGTTGATGCTCTCTTCAACCTTGAGCAGGAAAAATCTACACCTGATGCGAAGGGACTAA